The Pricia mediterranea genome includes a window with the following:
- a CDS encoding DUF4296 domain-containing protein: MRYYCLLLVLLSLLSCNENLLEKPDDLIPEDKMVSILTDLAIVNAAKSTNMAVLQDLDIEPMDYIFKKYDIDSLQFVESDRYYASLPPEYEEIYKRVESKLEEQAKTMEEAKRVNDSLRRMESEENRDDTD; this comes from the coding sequence ATGAGATATTATTGTTTGCTGCTAGTCCTTTTAAGTCTGCTTTCCTGCAACGAGAACCTGCTGGAAAAGCCCGACGACCTTATTCCAGAGGATAAAATGGTCTCGATTTTAACGGACTTGGCCATAGTCAATGCGGCTAAATCGACCAACATGGCCGTGCTGCAAGATTTGGATATTGAACCTATGGACTATATCTTCAAGAAATACGATATCGACAGCCTTCAATTTGTCGAAAGCGATCGCTACTATGCCTCCTTGCCACCCGAATACGAAGAAATCTATAAAAGGGTGGAATCGAAACTCGAAGAACAGGCCAAGACCATGGAAGAGGCCAAGAGGGTCAACGACAGTTTGCGCAGGATGGAATCGGAGGAAAACCGAGATGATACCGATTAA
- a CDS encoding NAD-dependent epimerase/dehydratase family protein encodes MILVTGGTGLVGAHLLFKLAESGHSIKAIHRKGSNLERVEKIFGYYHEASADLFKTIEWIEADINDIPALEVAFLGVTQVYHAAALISFNPRDSKKLQKTNIEGTANIVNLCIDNSVEKLCYASTIGAIGKSAHSNHASENTPWTPQEANVYGLSKHAAEMEVWRGSQEGLPVVMVNPGVIIGPGFWDSGSGALFTTAQNTYGFYPPGGTGFISVHDVVDMMYGLMESNNKNERFIAVAKNWTYQKILTEITLELGIKPPKRRLKFWQLEIGRWFDWTKDLFFRNGRTITKSHIKSLKNRQIFDNGKISSALDFEFRPIQDEIRFCCQKFKEEHS; translated from the coding sequence ATGATTTTGGTAACCGGAGGTACGGGATTGGTCGGCGCCCATCTTTTGTTCAAATTGGCGGAATCGGGCCACTCGATCAAAGCAATTCACAGAAAGGGAAGCAACCTCGAAAGGGTTGAAAAAATTTTCGGATACTACCACGAAGCATCCGCAGATCTCTTTAAGACTATCGAATGGATCGAAGCCGACATCAACGACATTCCGGCCCTTGAAGTCGCTTTCCTCGGCGTCACCCAGGTCTATCACGCGGCAGCATTGATTTCGTTCAATCCAAGGGACTCCAAAAAACTGCAGAAAACAAACATCGAAGGTACGGCGAACATTGTAAACCTCTGCATCGACAATAGTGTTGAAAAACTATGCTATGCCAGTACCATTGGGGCTATTGGTAAAAGCGCCCATAGTAACCATGCCAGCGAAAACACCCCATGGACCCCGCAGGAAGCCAATGTGTACGGGCTTAGCAAACATGCCGCCGAAATGGAAGTCTGGCGTGGATCTCAAGAAGGGCTCCCCGTGGTCATGGTCAACCCCGGGGTAATTATTGGCCCTGGATTCTGGGACAGTGGGAGCGGTGCACTTTTCACCACCGCACAGAATACCTACGGCTTTTATCCGCCCGGTGGAACAGGATTTATATCGGTACACGATGTGGTTGACATGATGTACGGACTTATGGAGTCGAACAACAAAAACGAACGCTTCATTGCCGTCGCTAAAAATTGGACTTATCAAAAAATTCTCACCGAAATAACTCTGGAACTGGGCATAAAACCGCCCAAGCGACGACTGAAATTTTGGCAATTGGAAATCGGCCGATGGTTCGATTGGACAAAAGACCTGTTTTTTCGAAACGGCAGAACCATCACGAAGAGCCACATAAAATCACTAAAAAACCGGCAGATTTTTGACAACGGAAAAATAAGCTCCGCTCTAGATTTTGAATTTCGCCCGATACAGGACGAAATCCGATTTTGCTGCCAAAAATTTAAAGAAGAACATTCTTGA
- the tyrS gene encoding tyrosine--tRNA ligase, with protein MPSNFIEELKWRGMLHDVMPGTEEHLLEEMRSAYVGIDPTADSLHIGHLVGVMMLRHFQLAGHKPYALIGGATGMIGDPSGKSTERNLLDENTLRRNQRAIKAQLTRFLDFDNAADNAAVLINNYDWMKDFGFLEFIRDIGKHITVNYMMAKDSVKKRLTSEAKEGMSFTEFTYQIVQGYDFLHLFQNQGCTLQMGGSDQWGNITTGTEMIRRIGNGKGYALTCPLITKADGTKFGKTEGGNIWLDPERTSPYRFYQYWLNVSDEDAEKYIRIFTFLSKDDIEASIAKHRETPHLRTLQKKLAEEITVMVHSEEELDNALKASHILFGKSTSEDLRKLDEKTFLDVFDGVPQAKIARPELENGLDMIGALADKTGFLASNSEARRTLKQNSIAVNKEKVNGNYLISASDLINDKFVLLQRGKKNYFVLVVE; from the coding sequence ATGCCTTCAAACTTTATAGAAGAATTAAAATGGAGGGGCATGCTGCACGATGTCATGCCCGGAACGGAAGAACACCTGTTGGAAGAAATGCGGTCGGCCTACGTGGGTATCGACCCGACGGCCGATTCGCTACATATCGGCCACTTGGTCGGGGTGATGATGTTGCGGCATTTTCAGTTGGCCGGCCATAAACCTTATGCCTTGATCGGGGGCGCGACCGGAATGATCGGCGATCCCTCGGGCAAATCCACTGAACGCAACCTTTTAGACGAGAACACCTTGCGGCGCAACCAACGGGCGATAAAAGCACAATTAACCCGTTTTCTCGATTTTGACAATGCTGCCGACAATGCCGCGGTATTGATCAATAACTACGACTGGATGAAAGATTTCGGATTTTTAGAGTTCATTCGCGATATCGGAAAGCATATAACCGTTAACTACATGATGGCGAAAGATTCCGTCAAAAAACGGCTTACATCCGAAGCGAAAGAAGGCATGTCGTTCACCGAATTCACGTATCAGATAGTACAGGGGTACGATTTTCTACACCTCTTTCAAAACCAGGGCTGCACGTTGCAAATGGGGGGTAGTGACCAATGGGGCAATATAACTACAGGTACCGAAATGATCCGTCGTATCGGAAACGGGAAAGGCTACGCCTTGACCTGCCCCTTGATTACCAAAGCTGACGGTACGAAATTTGGAAAAACGGAAGGTGGGAACATCTGGTTGGATCCCGAGCGCACTTCCCCTTATCGATTTTATCAATACTGGCTGAACGTTTCCGATGAAGATGCGGAAAAATACATCAGGATCTTTACTTTTCTCTCCAAGGATGACATCGAAGCATCGATTGCCAAACATCGGGAAACACCGCATTTACGTACTCTGCAAAAAAAGCTTGCTGAAGAGATCACGGTCATGGTGCACTCCGAGGAAGAACTGGACAATGCTCTGAAAGCCAGTCATATCCTTTTTGGGAAATCCACTTCCGAAGACCTTAGGAAACTAGACGAAAAGACCTTTCTCGACGTCTTCGACGGGGTTCCGCAGGCAAAAATAGCGAGGCCTGAGCTGGAAAACGGACTCGATATGATCGGCGCTTTGGCCGATAAGACAGGCTTTTTGGCATCCAACAGCGAGGCACGCCGAACCTTAAAACAAAATTCCATTGCGGTAAACAAAGAGAAGGTGAACGGCAACTACTTAATATCAGCCTCCGACTTGATCAACGACAAGTTTGTACTGTTGCAACGGGGGAAGAAGAATTACTTTGTATTGGTAGTGGAGTGA
- a CDS encoding slipin family protein, giving the protein MNPLFFIGILFLLFLFGGIRIIFEYKRALKFRFGKYIKTLQPGLRWIIPFVETVQIVDIRVITINIVSQEVMTEDNVPCSIDGVVFFQISDPEKAVLEVEEYKFAITQLSQAALRDVCGKVELDTILSKREEMGNNIKQIVMEETYKWGIDIIDVKIKDIQLPENMRRMMANQAEAERSRRARIILALAEEQAAGKLLEAGKLMDQSPSAIKLRLYQTLSNIAAEKNSTILFPFPEEVLPKRQDPDDKGQGS; this is encoded by the coding sequence ATGAACCCATTATTTTTTATAGGTATCTTATTCCTATTGTTCCTCTTTGGGGGCATTCGGATCATTTTTGAATATAAGCGGGCCTTAAAATTCAGATTCGGAAAATACATCAAGACGCTGCAACCAGGACTTCGATGGATAATTCCTTTTGTGGAGACCGTTCAAATCGTAGATATCCGTGTAATCACTATTAACATTGTCTCTCAAGAGGTCATGACGGAAGATAACGTGCCCTGCAGCATAGATGGCGTGGTTTTTTTCCAGATTAGCGACCCTGAAAAAGCCGTACTGGAGGTCGAGGAATATAAATTTGCCATTACGCAATTATCGCAGGCCGCATTGAGGGATGTTTGCGGTAAGGTCGAATTGGATACCATTCTTTCTAAACGGGAGGAAATGGGAAACAATATCAAGCAGATAGTGATGGAAGAGACTTACAAATGGGGTATCGACATCATCGACGTGAAAATCAAGGATATTCAATTGCCCGAGAATATGAGAAGGATGATGGCCAATCAAGCCGAGGCGGAACGTTCGCGCAGGGCACGTATAATCCTTGCCCTTGCGGAGGAACAGGCCGCTGGCAAATTGTTGGAGGCCGGGAAGCTAATGGACCAATCCCCCTCGGCCATTAAATTAAGGCTGTATCAAACCCTTTCGAACATAGCTGCCGAAAAGAATTCCACCATCCTCTTTCCATTTCCGGAAGAGGTATTGCCAAAGCGTCAAGATCCAGATGACAAGGGTCAAGGCTCGTGA